One Drosophila subobscura isolate 14011-0131.10 chromosome U, UCBerk_Dsub_1.0, whole genome shotgun sequence DNA window includes the following coding sequences:
- the LOC117901815 gene encoding formin-like protein 16 isoform X2 — MMTMGRPCSKYRLLGGADAEEAPADAPASDAPAEEEPAAAPVPAEEEAAATEPEPELATAAPEPEPEPESEPEAAAPDEAPSAAPEPEPEAEPQPQPEPEPEPAAVASQPEVPATAEPAEAEEPPLMSRAASRTFQRRSQPRMDGSVTGNLTRLEKRLSKVELQKEQASIEMESFVTTMTGHMKLTMEQLNNVTHLLIDRKPNPDRFKLIRNIARQLRVLMRAEDDHEMSISWTSGEAVVEEMEAIEEEMGEEGSASTTATEVEKPEEEETLDLEQQLCYSPDRMLNELLELKSQFCALTNKTNELAAALLKQDAQHLMNNMKDLQETVREIKMYMSSNRESTQSMLSQVNANVVQISQLRKSVTHLDELKIDKTEVELLLAEKVDFDQLATKVSLEQLEEYKARLEKQFCELRHIISVNEKNVLQIIDHLRMTLGIDALELGLKDFRELIEKRVAMIAEALQKYMEMTNDDCAAAAGRVKVLQDLACVSCDTPCVMRTMERSKVPSLPAAKGSTGLGPIVTYELGQIRKSGIMGYYRKDEFPHCASAWTKGTAGVPMVKCVPRHAGGTHTTHTADEHMQKVVLSKKTSGWH, encoded by the exons ATGA tGACCATGGGCCGGCCTTGCTCCAAATATCGTCTGTTGGGTGGTGCCGATGCAGAGGAAGCACCAGCTGATGCACCCGCAAGTGACGCCCCAGCCGAAGAggagccagctgcagctccagttccagcagaggaagaagcagccgcaaccgaacccgaaccagaactagcaacagcagcgcccGAGCcagaacccgaacccgaatcCGAGCCGGAGGCTGCTGCGCCCGATGAAGCTCCCTCGGCAGCACCCGAACCCGAGCCTGAAGCcgaaccacaaccacaacctgaaccggagccagagccagctgcAGTGGCATCCCAACCTGAAGTGCCGGCGACCGCAGAGCCAGCCGAGGCAGAGGAACCTCCACTGATGTCGCGCGCAGCGTCACGCACCTTTCAGCGGCGGTCGCAGCCGCGCATGGATGGCTCCGTGACGGGCAACCTGACGCGCCTGGAGAAGCGTTTGTCTAAAGTGGAGCTGCAAAAGGAACAGGCCAGCATAGAGATGGAGTCATTCGTGACGACAATGACGGGGCATATGAAGCTCACCATGGAGCAGCTGAATAATGTCACCCATTTGCTGATTGATCGCAAACCCAATCCCGATCGCTTCAAGCTTATCCGAAATATTGCGCGACAGCTGCGAGTGCTGATGCGTGCCGAAGACGACCACGAGATGTCCATCAGTTGGACCAGCGGTGAGGCTGTGGTCGAGGAAATGGAGGCCATTGAGGAGGAAATGGGGGAGGAGGGGTCAGCCTCCACTACCGCCACAGAGGTGGAGaagccagaggaggaggagacccTGGACCTAGAGCAGCAACTCTGCTACTCCCCGGATCGCATGCTCaacgagctgctggagctcaAGTCGCAGTTCTGCGCGCTGACCAACAAAACCAACGAGCTGGCCGCTGCACTGCTGAAGCAAGATGCGCAGCACTTGATGAACAACATGAAGGATCTACAGGAGACGGTGCGGGAGATCAAAATGTACATGTCCAGCAATCGGGAGTCCACACAGAGCATGCTCTCGCAGGTCAATGCGAATGTTGTGCAGATTTCGCAGCTGCGAAAGTCCGTGACGCATTTGGACGAACTGAAGATCGACAAGACggaggtggagctgctgctggccgagaagGTTGACTTTGATCAGCTAGCCACAAAGGTGTCGCTGGAGCAGCTCGAGGAGTACAAGGCGCGCCTGGAGAAGCAATTCTGCGAGTTGCGTCACATCATCAGCGTCAACGAGAAGAACGTCCTGCAGATCATCGATCACCTGCGCATGACCCTGGGCATCGATGCCCTCGAGCTCGGACTCAAGGACTTCCGCGAGCTCATCGAGAAGCGTGTGGCCATGATCGCCGAAGCGCTGCAAAAGTACATGGAGATGACCAACGACGActgcgccgctgccgctgggcgGGTGAAGGTGCTGCAGGATCTGGCCTGCGTCTCGTGCGACACGCCCTGTGTGATGCGCACCATGGAGCGCTCCAAGGTGCCCTCGCTTCCGGCGGCCAAGGGCTCCACTGGCCTGGGTCCGATAGTCACCTATGAGCTGGGCCAAATACGCAAATCTGGCATCATGGGCTACTACCGCAAAGATGAGTTCCCGCACTGTGCCAGTGCGTGGACGAAGGGCACCGCTGGCGTTCCCATGGTCAAGTGTGTGCCACGACATGCCGGCGGCACTCACACCACCCACACCGCCGACGAGCACATGCAGAAGGTGGTGCTGTCCAAGAAGACCTCGGGATGGCACTAA
- the LOC117901219 gene encoding facilitated trehalose transporter Tret1: protein MLLNIFQSGIFEWQFRRQLLVTLSATLITFCHGIALGWLSPMLPQLLSEQDTPLDFFIDVGQASWLGAAISLGGISGNFSFSFLMNRFGRKVSLYALALPNTCIWFLFYFARSIEWLYVARVCAGLTGGGMFVVLPIFIGEIADNSIRGRLCSFFTLTMNTGIMVGFIVASHIPYHVIPCAVVGLPVLYLFLATRFPETPQQLLVWSREEEAQKALKYYRHCDGPQVTKEQEREYQKQFDEMRLAIQQRSKDAGNVGLSMADFCNKRALKAMATGLMLMIAQIFTGTFAFINYMSNIFDAVHTQLDPNTNTIIIGAVQIVGTLASMYLVDRYGRKILLVVSCAGSGLGAAGFGLYAFYAEETDADLSAYASWLPVSLMALIIFIANVGVISVTMVVLVELLPQKIRAVATSICLGCLSFFAFTSLKTFPLMMFHFGLAATMWFSASVCALCLFYVVVFVEETKGRSIYD, encoded by the exons ATGTTGCTCAACATATTCCAATCGGGCATATTCGAGTGGCAATTTCGTCGCCAGCTGCTGGTGACGCTGAGTG CCACGCTGATAACCTTCTGCCATGGCATTGCCCTGGGCTGGCTGTCGCCCATGTTGCCGCAGCTGCTCTCCGAGCAGGATACACCGCTGGACTTTTTCATCGATGTGGGCCAGGCCTCATGGCTGGGTGCTGCCATCAGCCTGGGCGGCATTAGCGGcaacttttccttctccttcttgatGAATCGTTTCGGTCGCAAGGTGTCGCTGtatgccctggccctgcccaaTACG TGCATTTGGTTCCTGTTCTACTTTGCCCGCAGCATCGAGTGGCTGTATGTGGCGCGTGTGTGCGCGGGCCTCACTGGCGGCGGCATGTTCGTGGTGCTGCCCATTTTTATTGGGGAAATAGCCGACAACAG CATTCGTGGGCGTCTCTGCTCGTTCTTCACCCTGACCATGAATACGGGCATTATGGTGGGCTTTATTGTCGCCTCCCACATACCCTATCACGTCATACCCTGCGCGGTGGTGGGCCTGCCCGTGCTCTATCTGTTTCTGGCCACGCGCTTTCCGGAgacgccgcagcagctgctcgtctGGTCGCGCGAGGAGGAGGCTCAGAAGGCGCTCAAGTATTATCGGCATTGCGATGGTCCGCAGGTAACCAAGGAACAGGAACGCGAGTACCAAAAGCAGTTCGATGAAATGCGACTGGCCATTCAGCAGCGCAGCAAGGATGCCGGCAACGTGGGCCTCTCCATGGCGGATTTTT GCAACAAGCGCGCACTCAAAGCCATGGCCACGGGCCTCATGCTGATGATTGCTCAAATCTTTACCGGCACTTTCGCCTTCATCAACTACATGTCCAACATTTTCGATGCGGTGCACACGCAGCTGGACCCAAACACGAACACAATCATCATTGGCGCCGTGCAGATTGTGGGCACACTGGCCAGCATGTATCTGGTGGATCGTTATGGCCGGAAGATCCTGCTGGTGGTGTCCTGCGCGGGCAGTGGGCTGGGTGCCGCTGGCTTCGGGCTGTACGCCTTCTATGCGGAGGAAACGGATGCGGATCTCTCAGCCTATGCCTCCTGGCTGCCCGTCAGCCTGATGGCTCTGATCATCTTCATCGCCAATGTGGGGGTCATCTCCGTCAcgatggtggtgctggtggagctgctgccgcagaaGATCCGCGCGGTGGCCACCAGCATTTGCTTGGGCTGCCTCAGCTTCTTTGCCTTCACCTCGCTGAAGACCTTTCCGCTGATGATGTTCCACTTTGGCCTGGCAGCCACCATGTGGTTCAGCGCCTCTGTCTGCGCGCTGTGCCTCTTCTATGTGGTGGTGTTTGTGGAGGAGACCAAAGGGCGCTCCATCTATGATTAA
- the LOC117902320 gene encoding unconventional myosin ID, with product MAMQREVGVQDFVLLDHVSMEKFMDNLRKRFQVGSIYTYIGEVCVSMNPYRQMNIYGPETIRKYKGRELFENAPHVFAIADCAYRVLKQRHQDTCILISGESGAGKTEASKIIMKYIAAVTNTQGQNEIERVKNVLIQSNSILETFGNAKTNRNDNSSRFGKYMDIEFDYKADPVGGIITNYLLEKSRVVQQQPGERNFHSFYQLLRGASDNELRQYELQKETGKYHYLNQGSMDILTEKSDYKGTCNAFKTLGFSTDEVHTIWRTVAAVLHLGNVEFQTIEDELVISNKKSLQSTAKLLQVTESELATALTKRVIAAGGNVMQKDHNATQAEYGKDALAKAIYDRLFTWIISRINRAILFRGSKTQARHNSVIGVLDIYGFEIFDSNSFEQFCINYCNEKLQQLFIELVLKQEQEEYQREGIEWTNIDYFNNKIICDLVEQPHKGIIAIMDEACLSVGNVTDDTLLGAMDKNLSKHPHYTSRQLKPTDKELKHREDFRITHYAGDVIYNINGFIEKNKDTLYQDFKRLLHNSKDANLSEMWPEGAQDIKKTTKRPLTAGTLFQRSMAELVVTLLKKEPFYVRCVKPNDIKSSTVFDEERVQHQVRYLGLLENVRVRRAGFVHRQRYDKFLLRYKMISQYTWPNFRAGSDRDGVRVLIEEKGFAQDVKYGHTKIFIRSPKTLFALEQQRNEMIPHIVTLLQKQVRGWIARRNYKKMKAAMAIMRAYKTYKLRSYVQELANRFRNAKQLRDYGKSIQWPHPPLAGRKAEAKLHRIFDNWRACMILRKYPRSEWPQLRLQIIAATALAGRRPHWGQQRRWLGDYLSNSQDNSGYDSYTTNVRNMKNHGGGDSVRQVLFSGFVKKFNRHNKQADRAFIVTDSTIYKLDGIKKKFRDLQRSIGIRELTSISVTPGRDQLIVFHSPKNNDLVFSLQGETSPLREDRIGELVGIVCKKYHDLTGTELRVNVSSNIACRLGDKPRNIVVEGAANVEIPNFRHSAGSIIFEVPSSYCV from the exons aTGGCAATGCAACGGGAAGTAGGCGTACAGGACTTTGTCCTACTGGATCATGTGTCCATGGAGAAGTTCATGGACAACTTGCGTAAGCG TTTCCAAGTTGGTTCCATCTACACATACATCGGCGAGGTGTGCGTCTCGATGAATCCCTACAGACAGATGAACATCTACGGCCCGGAGACCATACGCAAGTACAAGGGTCGCGAACTCTTCGAGAATGCCCCACACGTATTTGCCATTGCGGATTGTGCCTACAGGGTGCTCAAGCAGCGCCATCAGGACACCTGCATACTGATCTCCGGCGAGTCGGGTGCGGGCAAGACGGAGGCCTCGAAGATTATCATGAAGTACATTGCAGCGGTGACCAATACACAGGGACAGAATGAAATTGAAAG AGTGAAGAACGTGCTCATACAGAGCAATTCGATATTGGAGACCTTTGGCAATGCCAAGACGAATCGCAACGACAATTCGAGTCGTTTTGGTAAGTATATGGACATCGAGTTTGATTACAAGGCGGATCCAGTGGGTGGCATCATCACCAACTATTTGCTGGAGAAGTCGCGTGTGGTGCAGCAACAGCCGGGCGAACGGAACTTTCACAGTTTCTATCAG CTTCTGCGCGGAGCCAGCGACAATGAACTGCGGCAGTATGAGCTGCAAAAGGAGACGGGCAAATATCATTACTTGAACCAAGGCAGCATGGATATACTGACAGAGAAGTCCGACTACAAGGGCACGTGCAATGCCTTCAAAACTTTGGGCTTCTCCACGGATGAGGTGCACACCATTTGGCGCACAGTTGCCGCTGTGCTGCACCTGGGCAATGTGGAGTTTCAGA CCATTGAGGACGAGCTGGTcatcagcaacaaaaagagtcTGCAGTCCACGGCCAAGCTGCTGCAAGTCACCGAATCGGAGCTGGCAACGGCCTTGACCAAACGCGTCATTGCCGCTGGTGGCAATGTCATGCAGAAGGATCACAATGCCACACAGGCAGAGTACGGCAAGGATGCGCTGGCCAAGGCCATCTACGATCGTCTCTTCACCTGGATCATTTCACGCATCAATCGTGCGATACTCTTCCGCGGCAGCAAGACCCAAGCGCGGCACAACTCCGTCATTGGTGTGCTCGACATTTATGGCTTTGAGATCTTTGATTCGAACAGCTTTGAGCAGTTTTGCATTAACTATTGCAacgagaagctgcagcagttgtTTATAG AATTGGTGCtaaagcaggagcaggaggagtaccAACGCGAGGGCATCGAGTGGACAAATATTGATTACTTTAACAACAAG ATCATTTGCGATCTTGTGGAGCAGCCGCACAAGGGCATCATCGCCATCATGGACGAGGCCTGTCTGAGTGTGGGCAATGTCACCGATGACACGCTGCTGGGCGCCATGGACAAGAACCTCAGCAAACATCCGCACTACACCAGTCGCCAGCTGAAGCCCACGGACAAGGAGCTGAAGCATCGCGAGGACTTCCGCATCACGCACTACGCCGGGGATGTCATCTACAACATTAATGGATTCATCGAGAAGAACAAGGACACGCTGTATCAGGACTTTAAGCGTTTGCTGCACAACTCCAAGGATGCAAACCTCAGCGAAATGTGGCCCGAGGGTGCGCAGGACATCAAGAAGACCACCAAGCGACCGCTGACGGCTGGCACACTCTTCCAGCGATCCATGGCCGAGCTGGTCGTGACGCTGCTGAAGAAGGAACCCTTCTATGTGCGCTGCGTCAAGCCAAATGACATCAAGAGCTCCACAGTGTTCGACGAGGAGCGAGTGCAGCATCAAGTGCGGTATTTGGGTCTGCTCGAGAATGTGCGCGTGCGTCGTGCGGGCTTTGTGCATCGTCAGCGGTACGACAAGTTCCTGCTGCGCTACAAAATGATCTCCCAGTACACGTGGCCCAATTTCCGTGCCGGCAGCGATCGCGATGGCGTGCGTGTGCTCATCGAGGAGAAGGGCTTCGCGCAGGACGTGAAGTACGGCCACACGAAGATCTTTATACGCTCTCCCAAGACGTTGTTTGCGCTGGAACAGCAGCGGAATGAGATGATCCCACACATTGTGAcgctgctgcagaagcaggTGCGTGGCTGGATTGCCAGGCGCAACTACAAGAAGATGAAGGCAGCCATGGCCATAATGCGGGCCTACAAAACCTACAAGCTGCGCAGCTACGTGCAGGAGCTGGCCAATCGCTTCCGCAATGCCAAACAGCTGCGGGACTACGGCAAGAGCATTCAGTGGCCACATCCCCCGCTTGCCGGACGCAAGGCGGAGGCGAAGTTGCATCGCATTTTTGATAACTGGCGCGCCTGCATGATTCTGCGCAAGTATCCGCGCAGCGAGTGGCcacagctgcggctgcagaTCATTGCGGCCACCGCATTGGCAGGCCGACGACCACACTGGGGCCAGCAGCGTCGCTGGCTGGGCGACTATCTGTCCAATTCGCAGGACAACAGCGGCTACGATTCGTACACCACAAATGTGCGGAATATGAAGAATCACGGCGGTGGCGACTCCGTACGCCAGGTGCTCTTCTCCGGCTTCGTGAAGAAGTTCAATCGGCACAACAAGCAGGCGGATCGTGCGTTCATTGTCACGGACTCCACCATTTACAAGCTGGATGGCATCAAGAAGAAGTTCCGTGATTTACAGCGCTCCATTGGCATCAGAGAA CTGACTTCAATCAGTGTTACGCCCGGACGCGATCAGCTGATTGTCTTCCACTCGCCCAAGAACAACGATTTGGTGTTCTCGCTGCAAGGCGAGACATCGCCACTGAGGGAGGATCGCATTGGCGAGCTGGTGGGCATTGTCTGCAAGAAGTATCATGA CTTAACTGGCACGGAACTGCGCGTGAATGTGAGCAGTAATATTGCCTGCAGATTGGGCGACAAGCCGCGCAACATTGTGGTCGAGGGTGCGGCCAATGTGGAGATACCAAATTTCCGTCATTCCGCTGGCAGCATTATCTTCGAGGTGCCCTCGTCCTACTGCGTTTGA
- the LOC117901815 gene encoding formin-like protein 16 isoform X1 — MTFTYKDLIDVAIGTPESGHVNFYALHVLLSNFAQKLECLDEIVEQDEYLASNIRLQSSLMTMGRPCSKYRLLGGADAEEAPADAPASDAPAEEEPAAAPVPAEEEAAATEPEPELATAAPEPEPEPESEPEAAAPDEAPSAAPEPEPEAEPQPQPEPEPEPAAVASQPEVPATAEPAEAEEPPLMSRAASRTFQRRSQPRMDGSVTGNLTRLEKRLSKVELQKEQASIEMESFVTTMTGHMKLTMEQLNNVTHLLIDRKPNPDRFKLIRNIARQLRVLMRAEDDHEMSISWTSGEAVVEEMEAIEEEMGEEGSASTTATEVEKPEEEETLDLEQQLCYSPDRMLNELLELKSQFCALTNKTNELAAALLKQDAQHLMNNMKDLQETVREIKMYMSSNRESTQSMLSQVNANVVQISQLRKSVTHLDELKIDKTEVELLLAEKVDFDQLATKVSLEQLEEYKARLEKQFCELRHIISVNEKNVLQIIDHLRMTLGIDALELGLKDFRELIEKRVAMIAEALQKYMEMTNDDCAAAAGRVKVLQDLACVSCDTPCVMRTMERSKVPSLPAAKGSTGLGPIVTYELGQIRKSGIMGYYRKDEFPHCASAWTKGTAGVPMVKCVPRHAGGTHTTHTADEHMQKVVLSKKTSGWH, encoded by the exons ATGACATTTACGTACAAAGATCTAATAGATGTGGCCATTGGGACACCGGAGTCGGGTCACGTCAATTTCTATGCCCTGCACGTGCTGCTGTCCAATTTTGCGCAGAAATTGGAATGTCTGGATGAGATTGTGGAGCAGGATGAGTACCTGGCCTCCAATATACGTTTGCAGAGTAGTTTGA tGACCATGGGCCGGCCTTGCTCCAAATATCGTCTGTTGGGTGGTGCCGATGCAGAGGAAGCACCAGCTGATGCACCCGCAAGTGACGCCCCAGCCGAAGAggagccagctgcagctccagttccagcagaggaagaagcagccgcaaccgaacccgaaccagaactagcaacagcagcgcccGAGCcagaacccgaacccgaatcCGAGCCGGAGGCTGCTGCGCCCGATGAAGCTCCCTCGGCAGCACCCGAACCCGAGCCTGAAGCcgaaccacaaccacaacctgaaccggagccagagccagctgcAGTGGCATCCCAACCTGAAGTGCCGGCGACCGCAGAGCCAGCCGAGGCAGAGGAACCTCCACTGATGTCGCGCGCAGCGTCACGCACCTTTCAGCGGCGGTCGCAGCCGCGCATGGATGGCTCCGTGACGGGCAACCTGACGCGCCTGGAGAAGCGTTTGTCTAAAGTGGAGCTGCAAAAGGAACAGGCCAGCATAGAGATGGAGTCATTCGTGACGACAATGACGGGGCATATGAAGCTCACCATGGAGCAGCTGAATAATGTCACCCATTTGCTGATTGATCGCAAACCCAATCCCGATCGCTTCAAGCTTATCCGAAATATTGCGCGACAGCTGCGAGTGCTGATGCGTGCCGAAGACGACCACGAGATGTCCATCAGTTGGACCAGCGGTGAGGCTGTGGTCGAGGAAATGGAGGCCATTGAGGAGGAAATGGGGGAGGAGGGGTCAGCCTCCACTACCGCCACAGAGGTGGAGaagccagaggaggaggagacccTGGACCTAGAGCAGCAACTCTGCTACTCCCCGGATCGCATGCTCaacgagctgctggagctcaAGTCGCAGTTCTGCGCGCTGACCAACAAAACCAACGAGCTGGCCGCTGCACTGCTGAAGCAAGATGCGCAGCACTTGATGAACAACATGAAGGATCTACAGGAGACGGTGCGGGAGATCAAAATGTACATGTCCAGCAATCGGGAGTCCACACAGAGCATGCTCTCGCAGGTCAATGCGAATGTTGTGCAGATTTCGCAGCTGCGAAAGTCCGTGACGCATTTGGACGAACTGAAGATCGACAAGACggaggtggagctgctgctggccgagaagGTTGACTTTGATCAGCTAGCCACAAAGGTGTCGCTGGAGCAGCTCGAGGAGTACAAGGCGCGCCTGGAGAAGCAATTCTGCGAGTTGCGTCACATCATCAGCGTCAACGAGAAGAACGTCCTGCAGATCATCGATCACCTGCGCATGACCCTGGGCATCGATGCCCTCGAGCTCGGACTCAAGGACTTCCGCGAGCTCATCGAGAAGCGTGTGGCCATGATCGCCGAAGCGCTGCAAAAGTACATGGAGATGACCAACGACGActgcgccgctgccgctgggcgGGTGAAGGTGCTGCAGGATCTGGCCTGCGTCTCGTGCGACACGCCCTGTGTGATGCGCACCATGGAGCGCTCCAAGGTGCCCTCGCTTCCGGCGGCCAAGGGCTCCACTGGCCTGGGTCCGATAGTCACCTATGAGCTGGGCCAAATACGCAAATCTGGCATCATGGGCTACTACCGCAAAGATGAGTTCCCGCACTGTGCCAGTGCGTGGACGAAGGGCACCGCTGGCGTTCCCATGGTCAAGTGTGTGCCACGACATGCCGGCGGCACTCACACCACCCACACCGCCGACGAGCACATGCAGAAGGTGGTGCTGTCCAAGAAGACCTCGGGATGGCACTAA